AGTATGATGAGGTGGTGTTCTGCGGTTACGGAGAGCCTACCATGCGTTTAGATGCGGTTCTTGCCTGTGCAAAATTCATAAAAGAAAATTTTGACTCAAAAATCCGCATTAACACCAACGGGCAGGCAAACCTGTTCTACGGCGAAAATGTTGCGCCGCGTTTTCATGGACTGATTGATGTTGTGTCGATCAGTTTAAATGCAAAAAACGCAGAGGAATATGACGAACTGTGTAAGAGCATTTATGGAAAAGAAAGCTTTCAGGGGTTAATTGATTTTGCAAAAGCATGTAAAAAAGTTGTTCCCGAGGTGGTTATGAGCGTGGTTGACGTTTTGCCCCCGGAAGACATTGAGGCCTGCAGGAAAATTGCAGAAGACGCAGGCGCGCGTCTGCGGGTACGGGATCTGATTGAATAGCTTATTATAATGCATCTGGGCGGGCCCGGCCGGGTGTTATTTTAAAATTTCGGGCAGAAAGGTATGGAATGAAACATGGAAAACGCAAAAAAAAGAATTTTTTCAGGCGTTCAGCCGTCAGGCGATTTGACACTGGGAAACTACATAGGGGCGATTAAAAACTGGGCAAAGCTGCAGGACGACTATGAATGCATCTACTGTATTGTGGATTTACATTCCATCACCGTGCGGCAAACCCCGGCGGATTTGCGGCGCAGAACGCTGGAGGTTTTAATGCAGTATATGGCGGCGGGGATTGATCCGGAAAAATCGGTGATTTTTATCCAGTCCCACGTAAGCGCGCACGCAGAACTTGCATGGGTTCTGGGCTGTAACGCGCAGATGGGCGAGCTTTCCCGCATGACCCAGTTTAAGGAAAAATCGAAAAAGCATGCTGATAACATCAATGCGGGACTGTTTACCTACCCCGTTTTAATGGCGGCGGATATTTTGGTCTATCAGGCGGATTTGGTGCCGGTGGGCCACGACCAGCTGCAGCATGTTGAAATCGCCAGGGATATTGCAAACCGGTTTAACCATTACTACAGCGACACCTTTACCATTCCCGAGGCATATATTCCAAAGGTTGGGCAGCGGATTATGAGTTTGCAGTCGCCGGAAAATAAAATGTCGAAATCTGACCCCAATCCCAACGGCTGTATCCGGCTTTTAGACGACAAAGACACCATTATCAGAAAATTTAAACGTGCGGTGACCGATTCGGGCAGCGAAATTAAAAGTGCTGCCGATAAGCCGGGCGTGACAAACCTGTTGTCGATTTATTCCGCCGTGACAAACAAGACGGTGGAAGAGGCTGAGAAGGACTTTGAAGGCAAGGGTTACGGCGAGTTTAAGCTGGCTGTGGGTGAAGCGGTTGCAGACACGTTGGCCCCTGTTCAGGCAGAATTTTGCCGGCTTCAGGGCGATAAGGAGTATGTGGAGTCGGTGTATAAAAAGGGTGCCGAGGCCGCAAGCTATATTGCCAGCAAAACGCTGCGCAAGGTTTATAAAAAAGTAGGATTTATTGCGAAATAATTGTGGAGAAACGATATGAGAATTGACAAATTTTTAAAAGTATCAAGAATTATAAAACGGCGGACGCTGGCGAATGAAGCGTGTGACAGCGGCCGTGTATATGTCAACGGAAATTCCGTAAAAGCGTCTTACGACGTGAAAGCGGGCGACATTTTAGAGCTTCGGTTCGGCGAAAAAATTTCGAAGTTTGAAGTTTTAAAGGTGGCGGAGCATACGACAAAAGACGGCGCGGCAGAACTTTACCGCGTGTTGAATTAGAAAGGAACAGGCAAACGGGTATGTGGAATGCAATTTTGTTTATTGCTGTAATTTATCTAATCGTACAGGCGTTCCGGTTCAATGTTTTTATTGGAATTGGAGCGGTATTGGCGGTGATTGCATACGGGTATTTTAGATGGTATTCTGAGTTTTGCACCACCAGAGCGAAAGCGGTCTATTCAAAAGACCCTGAAAAGGCGCTCGAATGGTTTGAGCGCGGCTTTCGGCGCGGCATGACCATTGGCCAGCAGGAGGCCTATGCTTATTATCTGCTCCGCGAGGGAAAAACTGAGCGAGCGGAGGAGATTTATAACCATCTTTTAATTCAGAGGCTGAAACCCGAACTCCGGCTGAAGCTGCGGGCAGACTTAGCGGTGCTGCTTTTGAAAACCGGCAGGATTGACGAGGCAATTGAAGAGTTGGAAGAAGTTACGGTGAATTATGTTAACACCACTACCTATGGGACTTTGGGATATTTGTATCTTCTAAAGAACAACAGAAGAAAAGCGGAAAGCTACAACAGGGAAGCATATGACTATAACTCGTCAGACCCTGTTATTTTGGATAATTGTGTTCAGCTTTACATTAAAATGGGCAGGTTCAGCGAGGCGAAGAAATATGCAGACGAGCTGATTGAAAAAAAGCCTTATTTTGTGGAGGCCTATTACGACGCGGCCTATGTGTATATGAAGCTCGGTGATTTTGACACTGCGCTGGATTTGGTGGAAGACGGCAAAAAGTGCAGAATTACGTTTATGTCTACCATTAAGGCCGACGAACTGGAAACATTTGAAAAGAGCCTGCAGGAGAAAAATGCAGACATTCCCCACAAGCTGGGTTCCTTTTCAAGCAATGCCCAGAGCGAGGAAACACAAGAGGAGGATTTAGAATATTACGATGACGGCGAGGAAGAGCCGGTTATTGAATATGAAGAACTTCCCGATTTAGAAGATGACGAAAACGATCCCTTTATTTAGAAATAGATGGGAGAAAAAATGAACCAAAAAACATTTCAGACACTGGAATTTAATAAAATATTATACATGCTGAAAGGCTACACACAAAACGAAAAGGTGCAGGAGCGGATTTTAAATTTAGCCCCGGAAACAGACCTTGCCCGGGTGAAGCGAATGCAGCAGGAAACCACTGAGGCGGCGGGAGTGCTGCTGCGCCGGGGCAGCGCGCCGGGCTTTACTGTATCAGACGTGAGCGGCGCGGTGATGCGCACCGGGCGCGGCGGCGCCATGACCATGCATGAACTGCTTTCTTTAAGCACGGCGATGTCCACGGCCCGCAGGCTGAAAGCATATATCGAGGAGGATAAGCCCAGCGAAGGAACGAACCTGCGCGCGCTTTCAGATGCCTTAGAAAACTTAAAACAGGTTGAAAACGAAATCAACGAAAAAATTATCAGCGAGGACGAAATGGCCGACGGAGCCAGCCCCGCTCTTTTTGCTATTCGCAGAAAATTAAAAACACAGGCCGGAAAAATCCGCGACACGCTGAATTCTATCATTACGTCCGGTCGGTTTCAAAAGTTTTTGCAGGAACCTATTATCACGATGCGGGGAGAACGGTATGTGGTTCCGGTGAAAGCCGAAAATAAGAATGAAATTAAGGGCATTGTTCACGACGCATCGTCGTCTGGCTCTACGGTGTTTATTGAGCCTGCCAGCGTGGTGGAAATGACCAACGAAATTACGGAACTGAAGGGCAAGGAAAAGGAAGAAATTGAGCGGATTTTATATGAACTGTCCGCCTTTGTGTCAGAGTTTGCAGAACAAATTCTTGCCAATTTTAACACGGTTTATGAGCTGGATTTTATCTTTTGCAAGGCGCGGCTGTCCCTTTCTCAAAACGCGGCGGAGCCAGAGTTAAACGACCAGGGCGTTATCCGGATAAAGAGCGGGCGGCACCCGCTTTTGGACAAAACGCGCGTGGTGCCCATTGACATATCGTTAGGCGACGTTTACGACACGCTGATTATTACCGGCCCGAACACAGGCGGAAAAACAGTGTCCCTTAAAACATTGGGGCTGTTTACGTTAATGGCCCAGTCAGGCCTGCACATCAGCGCCGCCTCCGGCAGCACCATGGCGGTGTTCGACAACGTATTCGCCGACATTGGCGATGAACAGAGCATTGAGCAGAATTTATCCACCTTTAGCTCTCACATTGTGAATTTGGTGGGCATTTTAAATGAGGTCACACAAAATTCCCTTGTGCTGGCAGATGAGCTGGGCGCGGGAACAGACCCCACCGAAGGCGCGGCCCTGGCGGTTTCCATTATTGAATATTTAAGAAACTTCGGCGCGCGCATTGCCGCTACAACGCACTACAGCGAGCTTAAAATGTATGCTTTATCCACGCAGGGAGTGGAAAACGCATCCTGCGAGTTTGATGTTGCCACTCTTTCGCCTACCTATCGCCTGATGATTGGCGTGCCTGGCAAAAGCAACGCCTTTGCCATTTCCAAACGGCTTGGCCTGAGTGAAACCGTAATTGAAAACGCAAAAAAGCGGATTACTGACGACAATATTAAATTAGAAGACGTAATAGCGGGATTAGAGGAGAGCAGAAAACGGGCGGAGGAAGACAGGCGTTTGGCGGAAAACGCCTCCCGGGATGCGCGGATTTTTAAAGAAAACATGCGCAGGGAATTAGACAGGCTGGAGGAGAAAAAGGCAAAGCTCATGCAGCAGGCCCGCGCAGACGCCATGGCGATTGTGGAGAGTGCGAAAAAACAGTCCCAAGAGGCGCTGCGGGAGTTTCGGGAGCTGAAAAACACAACCGCTTACCGCGAGGCAATGGAAAAGGCGGAAAAAGCAAAGGATGCTTTAAGGCGGGAGTCGGAAAAAATTACACAGGGCGCAGGAAAAGACAGGCCCAGAGTAAAAACCTTGAAGAAGGTGAAGCTGGGCGAAACCGTTCACATTGTGTCGCTGGACACCGACGCATCTGTTTTAACCTTGCCGGACAAAAAAGGCGCGCTGTTTGTTCAGGCGGGCATTATGAAAATTAGAACGAATTTAAGCGATTTAACCTCCGGAAAAGAACAGGTTCAGGACAAAAAGACGCAGGGGAAGACGATTTCTGCTACCTTTAAGGCGTCGAAGCAGGCCAGCGTATCAATGGAAAAGGATGTTCGCGGGCTCACGCTGGACGAGGCAATTTTAGAAGTGGATAAGTTTTTGGACGACTGCTACCTCTCTTCCTTACATGAGGTAACCATTATTCACGGCAAGGGAACGGGCGTTCTGCGCGCGGGCATCGGCGAATTTTTAAGGCGGCACCCCTGCGTGGATAGCTACCGGGCAGGAAGATATGGTGAAGGAGAAATGGGCGTGACGGTTGTTACGCTGAAAGATAAATAGGAGTGGTGGTAAAATGGAGATAAAACCGGGAAAATACCGTCATTTTAAAGGAAATGAATATGAGGTGCTGGGCGTTGGCCTCCATTCGGAAACGCTGGAGGAAATGGTTGTTTACCGCGCACTGTACGGCGACCGCGGTTTATGGGTGCGCCCGGCGGCCATGTGGAATGAGATGGTTGAGAAGGACGGAGAAAAGATAACACGGTTTTCGTATATCGGAGAATAAATATAGGGGGCATGCAGCGTGAAAGACATTTTTATGATAGGGAACACCCATTACGATCCGGTGTGGCTGTGGAGGTGGGACGAAGCGCTGTCCTCCATAACGGCGACCTTTCGTTCGGTCTTGCAAAGAATGGAGGAAACGCCGGATTTTTGCTATTCTTTTTCAGCTCCGGCTGTGCTAGAGCAAATTGAAAAGACAAATCCGGCGCTATTTTGCGAGATAAAACAGCGGGTGGCCGAGGGCCGGTGGGACCTTGCTGAGGGCTGGTGGCTTCAGGCCGATACCAATGCCGCTTCCGGCGAAAGCTATGTGCGGCAGGGCCTTTACGGTCAGCGCTATCTGCTGCAAAAATTCGGTAAAATGTCCCGCGCGGCGTTTAATATCGACAGCTTCGGCCACTGCTCCAATCTTCCCCAAATCCTGGCAGGATGCGGTATTGAGTTTTATTGTTTTTGGCGTCCCAATCAGGCACAGTATGAACTGGACGCTCCTCTTTTTGTTTGGGAGGGCGGCGCAGGAAAAAGCGTGCTGGCTT
This Congzhengia minquanensis DNA region includes the following protein-coding sequences:
- the trpS gene encoding tryptophan--tRNA ligase, producing MENAKKRIFSGVQPSGDLTLGNYIGAIKNWAKLQDDYECIYCIVDLHSITVRQTPADLRRRTLEVLMQYMAAGIDPEKSVIFIQSHVSAHAELAWVLGCNAQMGELSRMTQFKEKSKKHADNINAGLFTYPVLMAADILVYQADLVPVGHDQLQHVEIARDIANRFNHYYSDTFTIPEAYIPKVGQRIMSLQSPENKMSKSDPNPNGCIRLLDDKDTIIRKFKRAVTDSGSEIKSAADKPGVTNLLSIYSAVTNKTVEEAEKDFEGKGYGEFKLAVGEAVADTLAPVQAEFCRLQGDKEYVESVYKKGAEAASYIASKTLRKVYKKVGFIAK
- a CDS encoding TatD family nuclease-associated radical SAM protein, translated to MIYLTICYVLENTLYINVTNRCTNRCSFCVRDKDCGIGDVNLWLEKEPTVEEMIEDIKRFNPQKYDEVVFCGYGEPTMRLDAVLACAKFIKENFDSKIRINTNGQANLFYGENVAPRFHGLIDVVSISLNAKNAEEYDELCKSIYGKESFQGLIDFAKACKKVVPEVVMSVVDVLPPEDIEACRKIAEDAGARLRVRDLIE
- a CDS encoding RNA-binding S4 domain-containing protein yields the protein MRIDKFLKVSRIIKRRTLANEACDSGRVYVNGNSVKASYDVKAGDILELRFGEKISKFEVLKVAEHTTKDGAAELYRVLN
- a CDS encoding endonuclease MutS2, giving the protein MNQKTFQTLEFNKILYMLKGYTQNEKVQERILNLAPETDLARVKRMQQETTEAAGVLLRRGSAPGFTVSDVSGAVMRTGRGGAMTMHELLSLSTAMSTARRLKAYIEEDKPSEGTNLRALSDALENLKQVENEINEKIISEDEMADGASPALFAIRRKLKTQAGKIRDTLNSIITSGRFQKFLQEPIITMRGERYVVPVKAENKNEIKGIVHDASSSGSTVFIEPASVVEMTNEITELKGKEKEEIERILYELSAFVSEFAEQILANFNTVYELDFIFCKARLSLSQNAAEPELNDQGVIRIKSGRHPLLDKTRVVPIDISLGDVYDTLIITGPNTGGKTVSLKTLGLFTLMAQSGLHISAASGSTMAVFDNVFADIGDEQSIEQNLSTFSSHIVNLVGILNEVTQNSLVLADELGAGTDPTEGAALAVSIIEYLRNFGARIAATTHYSELKMYALSTQGVENASCEFDVATLSPTYRLMIGVPGKSNAFAISKRLGLSETVIENAKKRITDDNIKLEDVIAGLEESRKRAEEDRRLAENASRDARIFKENMRRELDRLEEKKAKLMQQARADAMAIVESAKKQSQEALREFRELKNTTAYREAMEKAEKAKDALRRESEKITQGAGKDRPRVKTLKKVKLGETVHIVSLDTDASVLTLPDKKGALFVQAGIMKIRTNLSDLTSGKEQVQDKKTQGKTISATFKASKQASVSMEKDVRGLTLDEAILEVDKFLDDCYLSSLHEVTIIHGKGTGVLRAGIGEFLRRHPCVDSYRAGRYGEGEMGVTVVTLKDK
- a CDS encoding tetratricopeptide repeat protein; this translates as MFIAVIYLIVQAFRFNVFIGIGAVLAVIAYGYFRWYSEFCTTRAKAVYSKDPEKALEWFERGFRRGMTIGQQEAYAYYLLREGKTERAEEIYNHLLIQRLKPELRLKLRADLAVLLLKTGRIDEAIEELEEVTVNYVNTTTYGTLGYLYLLKNNRRKAESYNREAYDYNSSDPVILDNCVQLYIKMGRFSEAKKYADELIEKKPYFVEAYYDAAYVYMKLGDFDTALDLVEDGKKCRITFMSTIKADELETFEKSLQEKNADIPHKLGSFSSNAQSEETQEEDLEYYDDGEEEPVIEYEELPDLEDDENDPFI
- a CDS encoding DUF1653 domain-containing protein, which translates into the protein MEIKPGKYRHFKGNEYEVLGVGLHSETLEEMVVYRALYGDRGLWVRPAAMWNEMVEKDGEKITRFSYIGE